One segment of Haliotis asinina isolate JCU_RB_2024 chromosome 12, JCU_Hal_asi_v2, whole genome shotgun sequence DNA contains the following:
- the LOC137258613 gene encoding uncharacterized protein — MGEISVNFRGRPSVICELPRFHTTDIGDADIFWSSDFYWCIGDLRGRPSLNCELLRFYIMEIWDRGIYWSRCNDCLEDHLYLEDYSRRYTDLFLHDVAALCNEHARLTTRCERIRRLEEEMLDHYSMYEDQYEHRYRLGSRFAQLEERIRRMKVETRYLLHRSRSALPQLFARAQNGRYILYDKDWLQWLQTELTRNSAFRYDQRYHASAETSLGQHENNTENLHRYSGQDDTMRARSVPNTPRGGGSPARSAIRNGWIQDSDISPGSTSNIPGTAFQTAVLGEKAAGASDSDLFQQRLWEMLGESETFTTSGRMGSTGSCDDNAHPVAVEETRTLRVLPDEIKDSNRLFEKKLTETMETFRQNVVAEKEQDTEVHVKEVQQQPSVPDPPVEEASPKRSEIRVKREKKAQSPRKQVVTGGLGNDKLNQQIIEGLTRNVNERFYQTCGKREGEEVNVRNTDCEGRNGKALSHNDQQQTARQQMREKAQGLENLLKTRNKSAESKLPRRIPNHRLTDKGRGLGTSKEGRLVTDSNSARDFVQVQTPRKLKSPRPMRTLKYTEEKRGIIINNVRNCMIKERPFSIVSDVQKKRGHVR, encoded by the exons ATGGGTGAAATCTCAGTGAATTTCAGAGGGCGACCAAGTGTTATTTGTGAGCTTCCCCGTTTTCACACCACGGATATTGGGGATGCGGACATATTCTGGAGCAG TGACTTTTACTGGTGCATTGGGGATCTCAGAGGAAGACCAAGTTTGAATTGTGAGCTTCTCCGCTTTTACATCATGGAAATTTGGGATAGGGGCATCTACTGGAGCAGGTGCAACGACTGCCTCGAGGATCATCTCTACCTGGAGGATTACTCCCGCAGATATACAG ACTTGTTCCTTCATGACGTGGCTGCCTTGTGTAATGAACACGCccgactgaccacccgatgtgAGCGGATCCGTCGTCTGGAGGAGGAGATGCTGGACCACTACAGCATGTACGAAGATCAGTACGAACACAGGTACAGGCTAGGTTCAAGATTTGCCCAGTTGGAGGAGCGTATACGACGCATGAAGGTAGAGACGAGATACCTGCTTCACAGGTCAAGGTCCGCGCTGCCCCAGCTGTTCGCAAGGGCCCAGAATGGACGGTATATACTGTATGACAAAGACTGGCTCCAGTGGCTACAGACGGAGCTTACCAGAAATTCAGCGTTTCGGTATGATCAGCGTTACCACGCATCTGCAGAAACATCTTTAGGTCAGCATGAGAACAACACTGAGAACCTCCATCGATACAGCGGGCAAGACGATACTATGAGGGCTAGATCTGTGCCAAACACTCCCCGAGGTGGAGGATCCCCTGCACGTAGTGCTATAAGAAACGGTTGGATACAAGATAGTGATATAAGCCCTGGCTCTACATCAAATATTCCCGGAACAGCGTTTCAGACTGCAGTATTAGGTGAGAAAGCTGCCGGGGCAAGCGATAGTGATCTGTTCCAACAAAGACTATGGGAAATGCTGGGAGAATCAGAAACCTTTACAACTTCCGGTAGGATGGGATCGACCGGTAGTTGTGACGACAATGCGCATCCAGTAGCTGTAGAAGAGACTAGAACACTTCGTGTCCTACCCGATGAAATCAAAGACTCGAACCGACTTTTCGAAAAGAAGCTCACAGAAACGATGGAAACGTTTCGACAGAATGTGGTAGCGGAAAAGGAACAGGACACTGAAGTGCATGTAAAAGAGGTCCAACAACAGCCAAGTGTTCCAGACCCGCCAGTCGAGGAGGCGTCCCCAAAACGATCAGAGATACGAGTAAAACGTGAGAAGAAGGCCCAATCTCCAAGAAAACAGGTAGTTACAGGAGGTCTAGGAAATGACAAACTGAACCAGCAGATCATCGAAGGACTTACAAGGAATGTGAACGAGAGGTTTTATCAGACTTGTGGGAAACGGGAAGGAGAAGAAGTAAACGTGAGAAACACTGATTGTGAAGGAAGAAATGGAAAGGCTCTGAGTCATAATGACCAACAACAAACTGCCAGACAGCAGATGCGGGAAAAGGCTCAAGGTCTTGAAAATCTTTTGAAAACTAGAAACAAAAGTGCAGAATCCAAGCTTCCAAGAAGGATCCCGAATCACAGATTAACGGACAAAGGCAGAGGACTTGGAACAAGTAAAGAGGGGAGGCTGGTGACTGATTCGAATTCCGCACGTGATTTTGTTCAAGTTCAAACTCCAAGGAAACTGAAATCCCCAAGACCAATGAGGACCTTGAAGTACACTGAAGAAAAACGAGGAATAATTATTAATAACGTGAGAAACTGTATGATAAAAGAACGACCCTTTAGCATAGTGAGTGACGTTCAAAAGAAAAGAGGCCATGTTCGATAA